In Bacteroidales bacterium, the DNA window TTAATAATTCACAAAAAGGATTATTTTATTTACAAATAATTACTGATAAAACAACTATGATTAAAAAGGTAATTATTTATTAGCTTAATTTTATTAGATATTTAGAATAGTAAAAACCCAAAAGAAATAATTTCTTTTGGGTTTTTTTATTATTTTTAGCAAAAAAAATATAGTTTTTCTTATTTTTATTGTTTTAATTAAAAATTTTGTTTATAGCATATATTATTCTTGCAGGCACTATATATAGAAACTGTGTTTAAAACATAAAAACAAATGACTAACTACGGCATTTATGCCGTAGAACAAAAATGAAAAGCTATAGGGCTTTAGTCCTTAAAACACTATATAACAAGGGCTAAAGCCCAATTTTGTGATTGTTTGTTTTCTCCGCCATTAATGGCGGAGTTAGTCAAAAATATTACTTATTTATACTAAATTTAAAAACCCTGACAAATTGTATATTCAAAAAACATATATTTTTATTTTATTAATATTTATATTTCCACTCATTAATATTGCCCAAAATATTAATGAATTAGGACAATATTCAATTCATAACTTTTCAACAGAAGAATATAATAATGCACAACCTCAAAACTGGGCTATTGTGCAAGATCAAAGAGGAATATTATATTTTGGGAATAGCGATGGAGTTTTAATATACGATGGAATATATTGGAGATTAATAAAAGTAACTAATGAATCACATATCAAGTCTCTTTCTATCGATAATGCAGGAAAAGTATATGTTGGAGCTACAGGAGAATTTGGATTTTTAGAACCAAATTCCCATGGAGAAATAATATATCGCTCTCTTGTTAATAAAATTCCGGAAAAAGATAAAATTTTTTATGATATCTGGTCAACAATATCTACTTCAAAAGGTATATTTTTTCAGACATCAGATAATATATTTTTATGGAATAATGATACCATTAAAGTTTTTTTACCGAAAAGCAAATTTACTTCTTCTTTTAAAATAAAAGACAGATTTTTTGTTCATCAACCTAATGATCTTGGATTCACATTAATTGAAAAAGATTCTATGAAGCAGGTTAAAGGAAGTGAAACCTTTACAGGTAAAAGAATAAATTCAATTATTCCTGTAAATGACAGCCTTCTTTTTTTTGTTACCAGGGAAAATGGTATTTATTCTGTATTTTATAATGAAAAGACAAACACAATTAAAGAATCAAAATATGTTACAGATATTGAAAAATATACAAAACAATTTTATGCTTACAGTGCAGAAAAACTTGGTATTAATAAAATTTCAATAGGTACACGGGGAACTGGTGCTATTATCTTATACAAAAATGACATTATTCAATTTATTGATAAATTCACAGGACTACAGGACGAAATTATTCAATATCAATATTTAGATAAAAATAAAAATCTATGGCTGGCTTTATCAGATGGAATTTCAAAAGTTGAAGTAAACTCCCCAATTTCGATTTTTAACGATAAAAATGGTTTGAACGGAACAATTGAATCTATCACACGATTTAATAACAAATTATACATAGCTACTTCTTTAGGTGTTTATTATTTAACTAATGAAACTTCACAATTGAATAGCTCAAACAAAAGCAAATATTATTATTCATTTCGTCCTGTTAATAGTTCATCAGAAGAATCTTGGAAACTGATAACATATAAAACAAAACAAGAGGAATTATTATTAGTTGTTTTAAATGATAGAGTTGTTGAAATTGATAAGAATCATAATATTCAAATTATTTTAAAAGATATTCCATGGAGTTTGTTACAATCAAATATTGATAAAAATCGTGTTTTTGTTGGTATTGGAGATGGTATAAAATCAATATACAGAAAAAACAAGACATGGATAGAAGAAGGGAAAATTGAAGGGATTAATGAAAGAATTGAAAATATTCATGAAACAGAAAGCGGTGATCTATGGTTAGGAACAGAAAAAAGCGGAGTTATTAAGATTGGAATCAATTCTTTTAAAATCAATGAACCCAAAGCCAATAGAATAACGCTTTTTGATACAATAAATGGTTTGCCCGATAATGGTCCGTATTTTGCAATAGCTTGTAACAATAAAATACTATTTGCTACAGGTAACGGCATTTATTCTTTTAATAAATCATTTGAAAGATTTGAACTTGATACTACATTTCCCGCGTCCTTTAAAAATTGTTATGATAAATATATTCATCGAATGGCTATTGACAACAAGAATAAATTATGGTTAGTAACTTATGATAATAATCAACTTGAAATTGGTTATTTAAAGCCAAACAAAGTGAATTGGGAATGGGTAAATGTTCCTTTTTTAGGAATAAAATCAGGAAGTATTCATGGTATCTTTCATGATAAAAATAATATAACATGGTTAGGCGGAAGTGAAGGATTATATCGTTTTGACGGAAATATTAGTAAAAATTACAAACCGGAATATAATACATTAATAAGAAAAGTAATAATTGGAACAGACTCCGTAATTTTTGGCGGCAACTATTTTGATGAAAACAATTACACATCTCTCAAACAACCTGATATTTTAAAACCTGTATTAGAATTTGTTTACAACTCTATTGAGTTTCAGTTTTCTGCTCAAAATACAGAGGTAGATCAAGCATTATATTTTAGCTATTACCTTGAAGGATACGATAAGGAATGGAGCGAATGGACAAAAAGTCCTGAAAGATATTATACAAACTTACCTGAAGGTGATTATAATTTCAGAGTTAAAGCAAAAAATATTTTCAATCACGAAAGTAAAGAAGGAACATATGAATTTACAATATTACCACCCTGGTACCGTACTATTGTAGCATATTTTGTTTACCTCATTTTTTTAGTACTATTTATTTGGCTTATTGTAAAATTAAATGTAAGACGGTTACAACAAGAAAAAATCAGGTTAGAAGGAATCGTGTGTGAACGAACTGCCGAAGTAGTAGCTCAAAAAGAAGAAATAGAAGAAAAAAATAAGCATATTATGGATAGCATATATTATGCAAAACGTATCCAAAATGCACTCTTGCCACCAAAAGAGATGGTAAGTAAAGCATTACCCGAACATTTTATTCTTTTCAAACCACGAGATATTGTAAGTGGCGATTATTACTGGCTCGGAAAAACAGGAGGAAATACTGTAATTGTTGCTGCAGATTGTACAGGACATGGAGTTCCCGGAGCTTTTATGAGTATGCTTGGGGTTGCTTTTTTAAATGAAATTGTTAGCAAAAGTGAAACCATTATGGCTAATGAAATACTAAACCAACTCCGTGAACATGTAATGACATCACTCAGACAAACCGGCAAGGAAGGCGAAGCAAAAGACGGAATGGATATGGCTCTTTGTATTATCGACCATAATAAAATGAAACTACAATTTTCCGGCGCTAACAATCCTTTATATTTAATTAGAAACAAAGAACTTATTCAATATAAAGCAGATAGAATGCCAATAGGAATCTATATCAAAACACAAGCTTTTGAAAATACTGAAATACAATTAGAAAAAGACGATTCTATATATATCTTTTCTGATGGATTTGTTGACCAGTTTGGAGGTGAAAAAGGTCGTAAATTCAAATCAAAACCTTTTAAAAAACTTCTTGTTGATATTCAGGATAAAACCATGAAAGAACAATACGAAATTTTAGACAATACAATAGAAGACTGGAAAGGTCCTGTACAAGAACAAATTGATGATATTTTAGTTATTGGAATAAAGATATAATTTTTAGCAATATCAATTTTTGGAATAATTTCCTATTAAAAAGTATCCTATATTTGCCAAATAAAGACTATAAAACGTCCATGAAAATTATTAACTGATGAGAAAAGTAAACTTTTTTTCAGGGAAATATTTATACCTAATTATATTCTTAAGTTTTATCTTCCGGACTTTTTACGGTATGGCGGTAAATTTTCGTCATGAAGATTATATTCAAATTTTTTTAATCGGACTAAAATATTATACAACAGGTATCTGGCCTTTTTGGGGTCCTGATATAGTTTGGACATCATCACAAATTCCGGGTGCATTGCAGGGAATATTAATAGCTTGGCCATTATTTATTTTTAAACTTCCTGAAATACCTTTTATATTCCTGAATTTAATTTCTATTTTATCATTAAGTTTTTTTGCATGGTA includes these proteins:
- a CDS encoding SpoIIE family protein phosphatase, translated to MYIQKTYIFILLIFIFPLINIAQNINELGQYSIHNFSTEEYNNAQPQNWAIVQDQRGILYFGNSDGVLIYDGIYWRLIKVTNESHIKSLSIDNAGKVYVGATGEFGFLEPNSHGEIIYRSLVNKIPEKDKIFYDIWSTISTSKGIFFQTSDNIFLWNNDTIKVFLPKSKFTSSFKIKDRFFVHQPNDLGFTLIEKDSMKQVKGSETFTGKRINSIIPVNDSLLFFVTRENGIYSVFYNEKTNTIKESKYVTDIEKYTKQFYAYSAEKLGINKISIGTRGTGAIILYKNDIIQFIDKFTGLQDEIIQYQYLDKNKNLWLALSDGISKVEVNSPISIFNDKNGLNGTIESITRFNNKLYIATSLGVYYLTNETSQLNSSNKSKYYYSFRPVNSSSEESWKLITYKTKQEELLLVVLNDRVVEIDKNHNIQIILKDIPWSLLQSNIDKNRVFVGIGDGIKSIYRKNKTWIEEGKIEGINERIENIHETESGDLWLGTEKSGVIKIGINSFKINEPKANRITLFDTINGLPDNGPYFAIACNNKILFATGNGIYSFNKSFERFELDTTFPASFKNCYDKYIHRMAIDNKNKLWLVTYDNNQLEIGYLKPNKVNWEWVNVPFLGIKSGSIHGIFHDKNNITWLGGSEGLYRFDGNISKNYKPEYNTLIRKVIIGTDSVIFGGNYFDENNYTSLKQPDILKPVLEFVYNSIEFQFSAQNTEVDQALYFSYYLEGYDKEWSEWTKSPERYYTNLPEGDYNFRVKAKNIFNHESKEGTYEFTILPPWYRTIVAYFVYLIFLVLFIWLIVKLNVRRLQQEKIRLEGIVCERTAEVVAQKEEIEEKNKHIMDSIYYAKRIQNALLPPKEMVSKALPEHFILFKPRDIVSGDYYWLGKTGGNTVIVAADCTGHGVPGAFMSMLGVAFLNEIVSKSETIMANEILNQLREHVMTSLRQTGKEGEAKDGMDMALCIIDHNKMKLQFSGANNPLYLIRNKELIQYKADRMPIGIYIKTQAFENTEIQLEKDDSIYIFSDGFVDQFGGEKGRKFKSKPFKKLLVDIQDKTMKEQYEILDNTIEDWKGPVQEQIDDILVIGIKI